From one Gossypium hirsutum isolate 1008001.06 chromosome D08, Gossypium_hirsutum_v2.1, whole genome shotgun sequence genomic stretch:
- the LOC107914046 gene encoding uncharacterized protein isoform X1, whose product MSVVIVLARKAEFFQMSHPLYEVVTDEGLMRPCFKTRTGGLYSGGSAQMVENSLNIHGDVILYVGDHIYTDVSQSKVHLRWRMALICRELEEEYKALIHSRGPRATVVELINQNEVVGDLFNQLRLALQRQTKGRPAQTLAATNMDDRELIESMQKLLIIMPRLQYNLLLAQLFAQHGMSKVGEEFMAGILDHLPSILAFTAPLPNSYDRIQPNTWIGAYQCWGKENGEAHYFFYYLAMCIVISRFK is encoded by the exons ATGTCTGTAGTGATAGTCTTAGCAAGGAAGGCAGAGTTCTTCCAAATGTCACATCCATTATATGAGGTTGTGACTGATGAGGGCTTAATGCGTCCATGCTTCAAGACTCGTACAG GAGGTTTGTACTCGGGGGGAAGTGCTCAGATGGTTGAGAATTCCCTAAATATCCATGGAGATGTGATTCTTTATGTTGGCGACCATATTTACACTGATGTAAGTCAATCCAAAGTCCATTTACGATGGCGAATGGCATTGATTTGTCGGGAATTGGAGGAAGAG TATAAGGCTTTAATACATAGTCGTGGTCCTCGTGCAACTGTGGTAGAgcttataaatcaaaatgaggtTGTAGGGGATCTCTTTAACCAACTACGGTTGGCTCTGCAACGCCAAACCAAAGGACGCCCAGCTCAG ACACTTGCTGCAACTAACATGGATGACCGAGAACTGATAGAGAGCATGCAGAAGCTGCTTATTATTATGCCAAGGCTTCAGTACAATCTTCTTCTTGCACAACTTTTTGCCCAG CATGGAATGTCTAAAGTTGGAGAGGAGTTCATGGCAGGGATTTTAGATCATCTTCCCTCAATTTTGGCATTCACAGCACCACTTCCAAATAG TTATGATCGCATACAACCTAATACATGGATTGGAGCATATCAATGCTGGGGCAAAGAAAACGGAGAAgcacattattttttttattaccttgCAATGTGTATAGTCATAAGCAGGTTCAAGTAG
- the LOC107914046 gene encoding uncharacterized protein isoform X2 gives MSHPLYEVVTDEGLMRPCFKTRTGGLYSGGSAQMVENSLNIHGDVILYVGDHIYTDVSQSKVHLRWRMALICRELEEEYKALIHSRGPRATVVELINQNEVVGDLFNQLRLALQRQTKGRPAQTLAATNMDDRELIESMQKLLIIMPRLQYNLLLAQLFAQHGMSKVGEEFMAGILDHLPSILAFTAPLPNSYDRIQPNTWIGAYQCWGKENGEAHYFFYYLAMCIVISRFK, from the exons ATGTCACATCCATTATATGAGGTTGTGACTGATGAGGGCTTAATGCGTCCATGCTTCAAGACTCGTACAG GAGGTTTGTACTCGGGGGGAAGTGCTCAGATGGTTGAGAATTCCCTAAATATCCATGGAGATGTGATTCTTTATGTTGGCGACCATATTTACACTGATGTAAGTCAATCCAAAGTCCATTTACGATGGCGAATGGCATTGATTTGTCGGGAATTGGAGGAAGAG TATAAGGCTTTAATACATAGTCGTGGTCCTCGTGCAACTGTGGTAGAgcttataaatcaaaatgaggtTGTAGGGGATCTCTTTAACCAACTACGGTTGGCTCTGCAACGCCAAACCAAAGGACGCCCAGCTCAG ACACTTGCTGCAACTAACATGGATGACCGAGAACTGATAGAGAGCATGCAGAAGCTGCTTATTATTATGCCAAGGCTTCAGTACAATCTTCTTCTTGCACAACTTTTTGCCCAG CATGGAATGTCTAAAGTTGGAGAGGAGTTCATGGCAGGGATTTTAGATCATCTTCCCTCAATTTTGGCATTCACAGCACCACTTCCAAATAG TTATGATCGCATACAACCTAATACATGGATTGGAGCATATCAATGCTGGGGCAAAGAAAACGGAGAAgcacattattttttttattaccttgCAATGTGTATAGTCATAAGCAGGTTCAAGTAG
- the LOC107914046 gene encoding cytosolic purine 5'-nucleotidase isoform X3, with the protein MSVVIVLARKAEFFQMSHPLYEVVTDEGLMRPCFKTRTGGLYSGGSAQMVENSLNIHGDVILYVGDHIYTDVSQSKVHLRWRMALICRELEEETLAATNMDDRELIESMQKLLIIMPRLQYNLLLAQLFAQHGMSKVGEEFMAGILDHLPSILAFTAPLPNSYDRIQPNTWIGAYQCWGKENGEAHYFFYYLAMCIVISRFK; encoded by the exons ATGTCTGTAGTGATAGTCTTAGCAAGGAAGGCAGAGTTCTTCCAAATGTCACATCCATTATATGAGGTTGTGACTGATGAGGGCTTAATGCGTCCATGCTTCAAGACTCGTACAG GAGGTTTGTACTCGGGGGGAAGTGCTCAGATGGTTGAGAATTCCCTAAATATCCATGGAGATGTGATTCTTTATGTTGGCGACCATATTTACACTGATGTAAGTCAATCCAAAGTCCATTTACGATGGCGAATGGCATTGATTTGTCGGGAATTGGAGGAAGAG ACACTTGCTGCAACTAACATGGATGACCGAGAACTGATAGAGAGCATGCAGAAGCTGCTTATTATTATGCCAAGGCTTCAGTACAATCTTCTTCTTGCACAACTTTTTGCCCAG CATGGAATGTCTAAAGTTGGAGAGGAGTTCATGGCAGGGATTTTAGATCATCTTCCCTCAATTTTGGCATTCACAGCACCACTTCCAAATAG TTATGATCGCATACAACCTAATACATGGATTGGAGCATATCAATGCTGGGGCAAAGAAAACGGAGAAgcacattattttttttattaccttgCAATGTGTATAGTCATAAGCAGGTTCAAGTAG
- the LOC107914046 gene encoding uncharacterized protein isoform X4, with product MSHPLYEVVTDEGLMRPCFKTRTGGLYSGGSAQMVENSLNIHGDVILYVGDHIYTDVSQSKVHLRWRMALICRELEEETLAATNMDDRELIESMQKLLIIMPRLQYNLLLAQLFAQHGMSKVGEEFMAGILDHLPSILAFTAPLPNSYDRIQPNTWIGAYQCWGKENGEAHYFFYYLAMCIVISRFK from the exons ATGTCACATCCATTATATGAGGTTGTGACTGATGAGGGCTTAATGCGTCCATGCTTCAAGACTCGTACAG GAGGTTTGTACTCGGGGGGAAGTGCTCAGATGGTTGAGAATTCCCTAAATATCCATGGAGATGTGATTCTTTATGTTGGCGACCATATTTACACTGATGTAAGTCAATCCAAAGTCCATTTACGATGGCGAATGGCATTGATTTGTCGGGAATTGGAGGAAGAG ACACTTGCTGCAACTAACATGGATGACCGAGAACTGATAGAGAGCATGCAGAAGCTGCTTATTATTATGCCAAGGCTTCAGTACAATCTTCTTCTTGCACAACTTTTTGCCCAG CATGGAATGTCTAAAGTTGGAGAGGAGTTCATGGCAGGGATTTTAGATCATCTTCCCTCAATTTTGGCATTCACAGCACCACTTCCAAATAG TTATGATCGCATACAACCTAATACATGGATTGGAGCATATCAATGCTGGGGCAAAGAAAACGGAGAAgcacattattttttttattaccttgCAATGTGTATAGTCATAAGCAGGTTCAAGTAG